GCACATCTTTTTAGTTTGTTAGTCCCTGACAACGTTTGCAGCTCTTTCAAGGTTGCGCTTTTCCAGAAAGACGTTCTATTCAGTTTCACATCATTCTGattgtgaaatgtgttttctttgagcAACTTCTGAGGGTTGACTGAATAGTGCCAAACTAACAAGGAATCTACAGCTAACAAcatggtgtttcctgaagaaaagaaGGTCACTGATCAACCTGAGGGCAGGTAAGCAACTTAAAATTAACTTTCCTGTTGTTCTAATTTGAACTACGCTAGTAGTAGTACCTGAAGTTAACAAGTTAGTGGTATATTGTGgacagtggtggaagaagaaTTCAGATCCTTTACATAAGTAAAACTTGGAATCTCACACTATGAAAGTATTCCACTACAAGTAAAAGTCATACAtttaacatttctgaaaatatgtaaGTGCCAAAAGCTAATATTATTCAACTCATCAAAGTAGAAACATCCTTTTTGTAGGGAAATGTTTgatgtcagtgttttatttctggGTTTATGTTATTGATGCATTATGTGCTGTGTTTTACTGCTGTAGGTGTTTATTGCCAAGCTAATTTGAACTGCTTTATATACTTGTCTCCTGTCTATTTTCAACATGCATTATAGGATCACCTTATGTTTGTAGCATTGCTATCCTGTTTTCAGCTGTGTGACAATGTACTTTCTAATGACTTCAAGggctttaatttttaaataattttatatCCTAAGAAGCAGGAGAATTTTGTCAACCTCTAAATGAGTGCAGACttataatcagaaaaaaaaatctgttcaaaataaaatttggaAATACATGGCCTCTGCTGGACAGGAAGGActtgaaaaaatgaaaagtaactAAATCTATCAGACAAATGTAGTATAACGTGTGCACAATTTTGGGCTCTGAGATGTCACAGAGTAGAAGTGGCTCAGAAACTCCAAGTATAAGTCCAAGTATTAGTATTTTACATTTGTACTTAAGTACAGAATCTGACTAAATGTGTTTAGTTACATTCCACCGCTGACTGTGTAACAGGTTCTAATAGTTTTAGTGAACCTGATTCATCATTTAGTTTGCAAATTCACCACAGAGTGTCATAGGAAACACACCACAAAGTGGTGTGACACCTAAACAAGATTTTTGTTAACATCACTATTTTTATTAGTCTGTACTCTTCAGAGTACCAGCACTTTTGCTCAGGTTGGTAAATAATCATGctatgaaaatgtaaaacagccTATAAATATACGGCTCAAATTCAATGTTATGTAATTTACCAATACACAGAGTATAGTGTATTTATAATTGCAGATGCTGATGTAAGTAATTTCAACAAACCAGTATTTTTATTGAGTTGGAGTGACCAGTCTTTTTGCTGTCATTGACTCTGTCCAACAAAGCAAGGGGGCTTTAGCTGTGCCACAAGCCTCACATTGTGTTCGGTAAACAATACCGCTGTAAAATTACACCCAtgtgatgaaatgaaaacagcaacataaaCTGCTGCCAGAATTAGAGCTGGAGCGTATACGAGCTGTTTGCAGTCCAtgtttcctctgtgtgtttcagtgtggcAGCTCAGGAGTCCATGGCACATGTGCGGATAGACGGTGAAGAACTCATCTTAAAAGGTGAGCTATGAGCAAATGGCTCTGCTGAATGAGAAGATCTCAACCATGAGGCAGAGATCATGGCAGAACATGGACATAAGCAGCGCCTGTACTACACGATTGTCTCCCTCTGTGGAAAGaactgcagttgtttttttcagatttgactTTTCTGTCACCCTaggaaagaaaaatacagaagagGAGTTTGCCAGCTCATCTCTTGCTCCTGCTGATTCTCTTTGGACCACTGATGCTACAAGCTCAGTCAGGCTGAGAATGGAAGAAGGATGTCCGGATGAACCCATCACAGTTCACCAAATGTTTCAGGCCTCAGTTGAAAAATACGGACACATGCATGCACTGGCCAGCAAGAAGAACAACAAGTGGGAAAAGATAACGTTTATAGAGTATTATCAGTTCTGTTGGACAGCAGCCCGCAGCTTTATCAAGGTATCATCCAAAAAAAGAgatgttgctttaaaatgacactATCAATGATTCGATcttagaaaagaaaagactaaTAATTTCTTGTTGTGTGCAGCTTGGTTTGGAGCGATTCCATGGAGTGGCAATACTAGGATTCAATTCAGCTGAATGGTTCTTCTCTGCAGTCGGGGCCATCATGGCTGGGTGAGAGAGAATCATTTTACCACCACACCCAGATTCACATTAAGATTAATCTGAATCACTTAGTAATTCAACTCAACAACACATAATGTACTGTAAAGCTGTTAATGTGCACTCTATTATTTCCATACACACTGCTGTTACAGTGACAGATTCACcagctgttttctttctccCATGTTTATAACAACCTCTATTGTTTCTTACAGAGGAATAATGACCGGAATTTATGCCACAAACTCCCCAGAAGCTTGCCAGTATGTGGCTAATGACTCCAAAGCCAACATTGTTGTGGTAGAAGACCAAAAGCAATTGGATAAGATATTGCAGGTATTGTTAGATATACCATATATAAACATATGtttaatatgcaaaaaaaaataaatgtaaaagtctCTCTCTCGTTGTTATAGATACGTGACCGACTGCCCCATTTGAAAGCCATAGTGCAGTACAGTGGACAGCTCCAGCAGAAGATCTCAAATCTCTACTCTGTAAGTCCCTCAGACAGTCAGATTCCACGTAAAATaatacagacaaaaatgaccgTTGAGAGTTTGTTCTGAGCAGTGTATTGCCGTATTTTGTAGTGGGAAGAGTTCATGGATCTGGGTCTGGACGTTCCTGAGAAACAACTGGAGGATATCATCAGCAGCCAGCGAGCAAACCAATGTTGCGTCCTCATCTACACATCTGGCACCACAGGAAATCCGAAAGGAGTCATGCTCAGCCATGACAATGTAAGATGCCATGTGATTAATGTTAAAGTGTGCTACTAAAAAAAGCACAGAGGTAAAGTTAATGTCATGATCCATGCATATACAGATCACATGGACCGCCAGTCATGCCAGCATGGTTGGAGAGGTGCAGCCAGCCGACACTAAACAGGAGTCACTAGTGAGCTATCTGCCTCTCAGCCACATTGCTGCTCAGATCTACGATCTCTGGACGGGCATCATGTTCGGGGAGCTGGTATACTTTGCACAGCCTGATGCCTTAAAGGTAAATTGTAAAAATGCTTTAATCACACAGATGGTAAACATCGAATATGTTGAATGCCTGGCAACAggtaaaaggaagaaaaacaacatggaCAACAATCCACCTCAGTTTACTTCCCAATTTAATTACTGCACACACTCCTCCATGATTTTTGAAAAGTTTATCTAATAAGAGACTAATCCTAAATCATGTACATAGAAGCAAAATATTAGTTGTGTAGGAACAAACTGTGTTATGCAATACACCcaattaaaatgcagtttagctcAGATTGACTTCCCACAGCTAAAATGTCTTCactgatgactttttttcacttttgaatAAAATCTCTTGATGCTCTTTCTGCAGGGAAGTTTGGTAAATACACTGCGGGAGGTTTGTCCAACATCTCACATGGGCGTCCCGCGGGTGTGGGAGAAAATGATGGAGAAGATAAAACAAGGAATTAGTCAGTGTGGATACGTGAAGAAGAAACTGGTGACGTGGGCAATGTCAGTCAGCCTGGAAGCCAATCAGAAGTATGAGCTGAAGTAAGTACAGAAAACAAGATATGTGGTACATTCCATGGTCTGAGCAGCAATGGGGATTTTGGCTAATCTTGCTAGTTTATTTaattctgtcatttatttttaggGATGATGAGAAACCATTCCTCTTCTCCCTGGCTGACAGCCTGGTGCTGCAGAGGCTTCGGGCTGAGCTGGGTCTGTCTTGCTGTCAGAAGTTCTTCTCTGGAGCTGCTCCAATAGGTAGTGAAACTGTGCAGTTTTTCCTGGGCCTGAACATCCGCTTGTATGAGGCCTACGGCATGAGCGAGAGCACAGGACCTCACTTTATGTCAGGTCCTAAAGCTTACAAACTACCGAGGTAAAAATGAACAGATCATAAAACTAGCATGCAATATTTTTAGTGCTTATGAGTTAAATTTGAACCTTCTGAACATCTAATAAGAGGACAAATTCTTTTCCTGACCTGTAGCTGTGGTAAGGTGGTGCCCGGCTGTCgatacaaaatgtccaatgtggACTCCGAGGGGACGGGTGAAATTTGCTTTTGGGGACGCAACATTTTCATGGGGTTCCTCAACATGgaagacaaaacaagagaagCTCTGGATGAGGATGGATGGCTGCATTCTGGAGACTTAGGAAAGATTGATGAAGAGGGTTTCTTGTACATCACCGGAAGGATGAAAGGTACTGTTATCTAAGCATACAAAGCCATTATGAGAAAACTGTGTATGTTAAGTCGCCAGCTCACAGCCTGTACAGTACATTCACACATTTGAGTGCATGCTGTTCTGAACAGAATATATGGCTCCTTTGttctcctttttattttttgttgtgagCCGTAAACAACTGAAATGTCTTTTAGA
This window of the Acanthochromis polyacanthus isolate Apoly-LR-REF ecotype Palm Island chromosome 8, KAUST_Apoly_ChrSc, whole genome shotgun sequence genome carries:
- the acsbg1 gene encoding long-chain-fatty-acid--CoA ligase ACSBG1; translated protein: MVFPEEKKVTDQPEGSVAAQESMAHVRIDGEELILKGKKNTEEEFASSSLAPADSLWTTDATSSVRLRMEEGCPDEPITVHQMFQASVEKYGHMHALASKKNNKWEKITFIEYYQFCWTAARSFIKLGLERFHGVAILGFNSAEWFFSAVGAIMAGGIMTGIYATNSPEACQYVANDSKANIVVVEDQKQLDKILQIRDRLPHLKAIVQYSGQLQQKISNLYSWEEFMDLGLDVPEKQLEDIISSQRANQCCVLIYTSGTTGNPKGVMLSHDNITWTASHASMVGEVQPADTKQESLVSYLPLSHIAAQIYDLWTGIMFGELVYFAQPDALKGSLVNTLREVCPTSHMGVPRVWEKMMEKIKQGISQCGYVKKKLVTWAMSVSLEANQKYELKDDEKPFLFSLADSLVLQRLRAELGLSCCQKFFSGAAPIGSETVQFFLGLNIRLYEAYGMSESTGPHFMSGPKAYKLPSCGKVVPGCRYKMSNVDSEGTGEICFWGRNIFMGFLNMEDKTREALDEDGWLHSGDLGKIDEEGFLYITGRMKELIITAGGENVPPVPIEEAVKKELPIISNAMLIGDKRKFLSMLLTLKCCVDTETMEPTEELSVEAVEFCRQLGSQATKVSDIIEGKDKDVYQAIQKGISRVNSAATSHAQRIQKWTIVRKDFSVSGGELGPTMKLHRPVVLKMYHEVIESLYQE